The Listeria sp. PSOL-1 genome includes a region encoding these proteins:
- a CDS encoding CYTH domain-containing protein translates to MSQELEIEFRNMLTASEYEKLTTDFNIKADDYFEQINYYFDTPAFALKNRQSALRIRKIKNNDQLTLKTPEGNGLLETTQILGADQTDAILKGANIPIGKVREQLAKLSVSYEDLILFGSLKTIRSEIEYKKGLLVFDKNFYGNVVDYNLEYEVPDYEKGKSIFSELLENYSITEIPAPNKIERFYTEVYHNE, encoded by the coding sequence TTGTCACAAGAACTTGAAATTGAATTTCGTAATATGCTAACAGCCAGCGAATACGAAAAACTAACAACAGATTTCAACATAAAAGCTGATGATTACTTTGAGCAAATTAACTATTACTTCGATACACCAGCCTTTGCCTTAAAAAACAGACAGAGCGCTTTACGTATTCGAAAAATAAAAAATAACGATCAATTAACATTAAAAACACCAGAAGGAAATGGATTGCTTGAAACCACGCAAATATTAGGCGCTGATCAAACGGATGCTATCTTAAAAGGTGCGAATATCCCCATTGGTAAAGTACGCGAACAACTTGCTAAATTATCTGTTTCGTACGAAGACCTTATCTTGTTCGGCTCACTAAAAACCATTCGAAGCGAAATCGAATACAAAAAAGGATTGCTTGTATTTGACAAAAATTTTTATGGAAATGTTGTTGATTATAATCTTGAATATGAAGTACCCGATTACGAAAAAGGAAAAAGTATCTTTTCTGAACTTCTGGAAAATTATTCAATCACTGAAATCCCTGCACCAAATAAAATTGAACGCTTCTATACCGAAGTTTATCACAATGAATAA
- a CDS encoding GTP pyrophosphokinase family protein, which produces MNHWEDFLVPYKQAVEELKVKFKGMRSQFILENNHSPIEFVTGRVKPVASILDKATKKEISLDCLAEEMQDIAGLRMMCQFVDDIEVVVELMRQRSDFRIIEERDYIANKKPSGYRSYHVVIEYPVETIQGTEKLLVEIQIRTLAMNFWATIEHSMNYKYQGGFPEAINTRLKRAAEAAYQLDEEMRQIREEVRDAQVFFSKNKDVIKAQNTVHHEIPKQ; this is translated from the coding sequence TTGAATCATTGGGAAGATTTTCTTGTGCCGTATAAGCAAGCTGTAGAAGAGTTAAAAGTAAAATTTAAAGGAATGCGTTCCCAGTTTATACTTGAAAACAATCATTCGCCGATTGAATTTGTGACGGGTCGTGTAAAGCCCGTGGCAAGCATTTTGGATAAAGCAACAAAAAAGGAGATCTCACTTGATTGCTTAGCAGAAGAAATGCAAGATATCGCTGGACTTAGAATGATGTGTCAATTTGTGGATGATATTGAAGTTGTTGTCGAGTTAATGAGACAAAGAAGTGATTTTCGTATTATAGAAGAAAGAGATTATATTGCGAATAAAAAGCCTAGTGGTTATCGTTCTTACCATGTAGTTATTGAATATCCAGTGGAAACAATCCAAGGTACAGAAAAGTTACTTGTTGAAATTCAAATTCGGACACTTGCCATGAATTTTTGGGCGACGATTGAGCATTCAATGAATTATAAATATCAAGGTGGGTTTCCAGAAGCGATTAATACAAGACTAAAACGCGCTGCAGAAGCTGCATATCAATTAGATGAAGAGATGCGCCAAATTCGTGAAGAAGTAAGAGATGCTCAGGTCTTTTTTTCAAAAAATAAAGATGTCATCAAAGCCCAAAATACTGTACACCATGAAATTCCTAAACAATAG
- a CDS encoding NAD kinase, with the protein MKYVIFSKGDEKSNLLRLTIVAEFGNYDMVYDEVNPEIVISIGGDGTMLAAFHQYENRLDQTVFLGIHTGHLGFYADWRPQEVDKLVKLIVKGKFERVIYPLLKTTVRYALGKQEAIYLALNESTVKSSGGPFVVDVFVNDSHFERFRGDGLCMSTPSGTTAYNKSLGGALMHPSISAMQLTEMASINNRVYRTIGSPLVFPNHHLVSLQPVNHNDFQISVDHLSILHRDVKEIRYEVSDQSIQFARFRSFPFWQRVHDSFIED; encoded by the coding sequence ATGAAATATGTAATTTTCTCCAAAGGGGATGAAAAGTCGAATTTACTTAGATTGACAATTGTTGCTGAATTTGGGAATTATGATATGGTCTATGATGAGGTTAACCCAGAAATTGTGATTTCCATTGGCGGTGACGGGACGATGCTTGCTGCTTTTCATCAATATGAAAATCGTTTAGATCAAACTGTGTTTTTAGGTATTCATACGGGGCATTTAGGCTTTTATGCTGATTGGCGCCCGCAAGAAGTTGATAAATTGGTCAAGTTAATTGTAAAAGGCAAGTTTGAAAGAGTGATTTATCCGCTTTTAAAAACAACCGTACGCTATGCGTTAGGAAAACAAGAAGCGATTTATTTAGCGTTAAATGAATCAACGGTTAAAAGCTCTGGAGGGCCATTTGTCGTTGATGTTTTTGTCAATGATAGTCATTTTGAGCGATTTCGCGGAGATGGTCTTTGTATGTCAACACCAAGTGGAACCACGGCTTACAATAAATCGCTTGGAGGGGCTTTAATGCATCCTTCCATTTCAGCCATGCAGTTAACCGAAATGGCGTCAATTAATAATCGGGTTTATCGTACAATTGGGAGCCCACTTGTTTTCCCAAATCATCACTTAGTTAGTTTACAGCCAGTTAACCATAATGACTTTCAAATATCAGTGGATCATTTAAGTATTTTACATCGCGATGTAAAAGAAATTCGTTATGAGGTTTCAGATCAGTCAATTCAATTTGCAAGATTCAGGTCGTTTCCATTTTGGCAACGAGTACATGATTCGTTTATTGAAGATTAG
- a CDS encoding RluA family pseudouridine synthase has protein sequence MFLSWQVKEEEEGILLRTFLKHHHISKQLLASVKYQEDGKIEVNKKEETVLYKVKTGDIIKLTFPKEKQNDRLVPEFGLLDIVFEDDFILVINKPAGMASIPAQYHPKGSVASHVKGYYHLKGIDSAIHIVTRLDRETSGLMLIAKTRFAHARLSDFLQKGLLKRRYQALVTGQLSESSGSIIAPIGRRDVSIMERIVTPEGKYAKTNYQRIAHYQDFDHLKIELETGRTHQIRVHFSYIGHPLIGDEMYGGKVDQLKRQALHSYHLHLQHPFTEEYLEFEIPLPADIENMINKVKKV, from the coding sequence TTGTTTTTATCGTGGCAAGTGAAAGAAGAGGAAGAAGGCATACTGCTTAGGACATTTCTTAAGCATCATCATATTTCAAAACAGCTTTTAGCTTCTGTGAAATATCAAGAAGACGGGAAAATTGAAGTCAATAAAAAAGAAGAAACCGTCCTTTATAAAGTAAAAACAGGAGATATTATTAAGCTAACTTTTCCAAAAGAAAAGCAAAACGACCGTTTAGTGCCTGAATTTGGCCTTTTAGATATCGTGTTTGAGGATGATTTTATTCTTGTTATTAATAAGCCTGCTGGGATGGCATCGATTCCTGCACAATATCATCCAAAGGGGTCGGTTGCAAGTCATGTGAAAGGGTATTACCATCTGAAAGGTATTGATTCTGCAATCCATATTGTGACAAGGCTTGATCGTGAAACTTCTGGATTGATGCTGATTGCAAAAACACGGTTTGCTCATGCGCGATTAAGTGATTTTCTGCAAAAAGGGCTTTTGAAAAGGCGTTATCAGGCGCTTGTCACGGGACAATTGTCAGAGTCTAGTGGAAGTATTATCGCTCCAATTGGTAGGCGTGATGTTAGTATCATGGAACGAATAGTCACACCAGAAGGAAAATATGCAAAAACAAACTACCAAAGAATAGCACATTATCAGGATTTTGATCATCTCAAAATTGAACTTGAAACAGGGAGAACCCATCAAATTCGCGTTCATTTTTCATATATTGGTCATCCATTAATTGGAGATGAAATGTATGGCGGTAAAGTAGATCAGTTAAAAAGGCAAGCACTTCATTCGTATCATCTTCATTTACAACACCCTTTTACAGAAGAATATCTTGAGTTTGAAATTCCACTACCAGCAGATATTGAAAACATGATAAACAAAGTGAAAAAAGTTTAA
- the fabI gene encoding enoyl-ACP reductase FabI, with protein sequence MNLTLDDKTYVVMGVANKRSIAWSIAKSLNEAGAKLVFTYADDRAKKSITELVDTLSDINKDPLLIHCDVTSEDNIKAAFEAVKAKHEKISGLAHCIAFANKDYLTGDYLEVDRESFLQAHEISAYSFTAIARTLKHLEMLAEDASLITLTYLGGERVVENYNIMGVAKASLDASVKYMAVDLGKVGVRVNAISAGPIRTLSARGVSSFTKSLSIVEEKAPLKRATQPEEVGDTALFLFSSLSRGITGEMIHVDSGYHIIGF encoded by the coding sequence ATGAATTTAACTTTAGATGATAAAACTTACGTTGTGATGGGTGTTGCCAATAAACGTAGTATTGCTTGGAGTATTGCTAAATCACTTAACGAAGCAGGGGCTAAGTTAGTTTTTACATATGCAGACGATCGGGCTAAAAAAAGCATTACAGAACTAGTAGACACGCTTTCTGACATAAATAAAGATCCATTATTGATTCACTGTGATGTCACAAGTGAAGATAACATAAAAGCGGCTTTTGAAGCTGTAAAAGCGAAACATGAGAAAATTAGCGGCTTAGCACATTGTATTGCTTTTGCAAATAAAGACTATTTAACGGGTGATTATTTAGAAGTGGATCGTGAAAGCTTTTTACAAGCTCATGAAATCAGTGCTTATTCTTTCACAGCAATTGCTCGAACATTGAAGCATTTAGAAATGCTAGCAGAGGATGCAAGTTTAATTACGTTAACTTATCTTGGTGGCGAGCGCGTGGTTGAAAATTATAATATTATGGGGGTCGCAAAAGCTTCTCTTGATGCAAGTGTTAAATATATGGCAGTTGATCTTGGAAAAGTGGGCGTCCGTGTAAATGCGATCTCAGCTGGTCCAATCCGTACGTTATCAGCAAGAGGTGTGAGTAGTTTTACAAAGTCACTAAGCATAGTAGAAGAGAAAGCACCGCTAAAACGAGCGACACAACCAGAAGAAGTGGGAGATACGGCTTTATTCCTGTTTAGTTCACTTTCACGAGGGATTACTGGTGAAATGATTCATGTGGATAGCGGCTATCACATTATCGGATTTTAA
- the dltD gene encoding D-alanyl-lipoteichoic acid biosynthesis protein DltD has protein sequence MKKKLWMTFGPVLVAGLVFLFILFGPSALFNGVSNKTIEKSATSMNEGVIQGQLIQDDAFSKKEYLPIFGSSELSRIDMFHPSVYSQKYNKGYTPFLIGRAGTQSLTHYLNINSLGTQLKGKKVVFILSPQWFQPKGVNAGHFGINFSPLQAYKFALEDKKETPERRYAARRLLQYKVVQNDTTLKSLLENIATPGPNKPNDETFTRLSAKFQYAILTRKDELESKFVTGSREEMVENGIKNLPGNLSYEKLDQLAIEAGKANTGNNEFNIKQKYYDKKIKPIYDKLTDSRRSLSYAQSPEYADLQLVMDAFKQAGADVLFVNPPINGKWIDFIGMNRKELSLYYQKTQAMVEQNGFKYVSLEKFTDDPYFLEDPIHLSWRGWVQIDKAIDQFRQTKKPAFYPPTPKEFYLSQAPLKDNKGKLEKKN, from the coding sequence ATGAAAAAAAAGCTTTGGATGACATTTGGTCCAGTACTTGTTGCTGGACTTGTCTTCCTGTTCATCCTTTTCGGCCCAAGTGCTCTTTTCAATGGCGTTTCAAATAAAACCATTGAAAAAAGTGCTACTTCGATGAATGAAGGTGTCATTCAAGGACAACTTATTCAAGACGATGCGTTTTCAAAAAAAGAATACTTACCAATCTTTGGGTCTTCTGAACTCTCTCGTATTGATATGTTTCATCCAAGCGTTTATTCTCAAAAATACAATAAGGGTTATACACCGTTTTTAATTGGCCGTGCAGGGACACAATCGCTTACACACTATTTAAATATCAACTCACTCGGTACCCAATTAAAAGGAAAAAAAGTAGTTTTCATTCTCTCCCCACAGTGGTTTCAACCAAAAGGAGTAAATGCTGGTCATTTTGGGATTAACTTTTCACCGCTTCAAGCTTATAAATTTGCTTTAGAAGACAAAAAAGAAACACCCGAAAGACGCTATGCTGCACGCAGGTTGTTACAATATAAAGTCGTGCAAAATGATACAACTTTAAAATCCTTACTTGAAAACATTGCTACACCTGGACCAAATAAACCAAACGATGAAACTTTCACACGCTTATCAGCAAAATTCCAATATGCTATTTTAACTCGTAAAGATGAATTGGAATCAAAATTTGTCACTGGTTCTAGAGAAGAAATGGTTGAAAATGGTATTAAAAATCTCCCTGGCAACTTATCCTATGAAAAACTAGATCAACTTGCTATAGAAGCTGGTAAAGCCAATACTGGTAACAATGAATTTAACATCAAACAAAAATATTACGATAAAAAAATCAAACCTATTTACGATAAGTTAACAGACAGCCGTCGCTCATTAAGCTATGCTCAATCACCTGAGTACGCTGACTTACAGCTAGTTATGGATGCGTTTAAGCAGGCTGGTGCAGATGTTCTCTTCGTTAATCCACCAATTAATGGAAAATGGATCGATTTTATTGGCATGAATAGAAAAGAATTAAGTTTATATTACCAAAAAACACAAGCAATGGTGGAACAGAATGGCTTTAAATACGTTTCACTTGAGAAATTTACAGATGATCCTTACTTCTTAGAGGACCCAATTCATTTAAGCTGGCGTGGCTGGGTACAAATAGATAAGGCGATTGATCAATTTAGACAAACTAAAAAACCAGCCTTTTACCCACCAACACCAAAAGAATTTTATCTTTCTCAAGCACCACTTAAAGATAACAAAGGTAAATTAGAGAAAAAAAATTAA
- the dltC gene encoding D-alanine--poly(phosphoribitol) ligase subunit DltC, which translates to MAFRDEVLKILEEITETEEVKDNTNVQLFDEGLLDSMATVSLLVEIEARLGITVPVSEFERTEWATPEMIIAKLEELK; encoded by the coding sequence ATGGCTTTTCGCGATGAAGTATTAAAAATTTTAGAGGAAATTACAGAAACAGAAGAAGTTAAAGATAACACAAACGTTCAACTTTTCGACGAAGGCTTGCTTGATTCAATGGCAACAGTTAGTCTACTCGTTGAAATTGAAGCTCGTTTAGGTATCACAGTTCCAGTCTCTGAATTTGAACGCACGGAATGGGCAACTCCAGAAATGATTATTGCTAAGCTCGAGGAACTCAAATAA
- the dltB gene encoding D-alanyl-lipoteichoic acid biosynthesis protein DltB produces MTTPYGTIFYFGILFLFLAPIIIAGLNGRRLPVYNAFVTLLFIYWMFSENYIQGIAFIAFIFWQLIIVRLYFNYRRVLNKNHGGIFTLAILMSILPLIVTKMQPLLAGHLSLVGFLGISYLTFKAVTMVIEIRDGLIKEYNSVEFVNFLLFFPTLSSGPIDRYRRFKQDVDKPLDKEKYLALLNRGIFLIFLGFLYKFIIAYLVSKYWVEPLKFNLINHINFGSSMLGYMYSYSMYLFFDFAGYSAFAVGVSHMLGIQTPMNFNKPFIARNIKDFWNRWHMTLSFWFRDFVFMRLVFWLTKKKWFKSKFTIAYIAYFVNFMIMGIWHGLHWYYILYGLYQALMIIGFDIFERINKKYKFYPKNKVTHVIGVFITFNFICFGFLIFSGILDKIPF; encoded by the coding sequence ATGACAACACCTTATGGTACGATATTCTATTTTGGGATATTGTTTCTATTTTTAGCTCCCATTATCATTGCAGGCCTAAATGGTCGCCGTTTACCTGTTTATAATGCCTTTGTAACACTTCTTTTCATTTATTGGATGTTCTCTGAGAACTACATTCAAGGGATTGCGTTTATTGCCTTTATCTTTTGGCAATTAATTATTGTACGGCTTTACTTTAATTATCGCCGTGTTTTAAATAAAAATCATGGTGGTATTTTCACTTTAGCAATATTGATGTCCATTTTACCACTCATTGTTACCAAGATGCAGCCATTACTTGCAGGCCATCTTTCACTCGTTGGCTTCCTTGGTATCTCTTATTTGACATTTAAAGCCGTAACCATGGTGATAGAAATCCGTGATGGCTTAATCAAAGAGTATAATTCTGTTGAATTCGTGAATTTCTTACTCTTTTTCCCAACGCTTTCTTCTGGACCAATTGATCGTTATCGTCGCTTTAAACAGGATGTCGATAAACCACTTGATAAGGAAAAATATTTAGCACTTTTAAACAGAGGTATTTTTCTTATTTTCTTAGGTTTTCTTTATAAATTCATTATTGCTTATTTAGTTTCCAAATACTGGGTGGAGCCACTTAAATTTAATTTAATAAACCATATTAATTTTGGCTCTAGCATGCTTGGTTATATGTATAGTTATAGTATGTATTTGTTCTTTGACTTTGCTGGTTATAGTGCGTTTGCTGTCGGAGTCAGTCATATGTTAGGGATACAGACACCAATGAACTTTAACAAACCATTTATCGCTCGCAACATTAAAGATTTCTGGAATAGATGGCATATGACCTTATCATTCTGGTTCCGAGATTTCGTTTTTATGCGCCTTGTATTCTGGTTAACAAAGAAAAAATGGTTTAAAAGCAAGTTTACAATTGCCTATATCGCTTATTTCGTGAATTTCATGATTATGGGGATTTGGCATGGTCTTCATTGGTATTACATCCTTTACGGGTTATACCAAGCGCTCATGATTATCGGTTTTGATATCTTTGAACGCATTAATAAAAAATATAAATTCTATCCAAAAAACAAAGTAACACATGTCATTGGGGTATTTATCACATTTAATTTTATCTGCTTTGGATTCTTGATCTTCTCAGGAATATTAGATAAAATCCCATTTTAA
- the dltA gene encoding D-alanine--poly(phosphoribitol) ligase subunit DltA: MSIQTMDSTIAARIDEWAQKTPNAPCYEYNKEVLTYKELKEKSDAFALFLENKIGCEKNKPVIVYGHMSPLMIISFLAATKSGHPYIPIDKSVPNERASQIITASGSLAVILAEDADDEVIVNCKEKVITTTEITATFNKNEGKLPNPKNAVSGNDTYYIIYTSGSTGMPKGVQISHNNLASFSHWILQDFSFAQGMRVLNQAPYSFDLSVMGVYPTLLSGGTLLPLDKEISANLKDLYAKLPEMGLNVWVSTPSFVDVCLLDPHFNQETQPGLTNFLFCGEILTKETARELLKRFPKANVYNTYGPTEATVAVTQVKITNEIIDQYPSLPLGEMKPDSKLQIVSTETGEVLPDGEKGEIVLIGPSVSKGYLNDPEKTAQVFKEYPPFVGYHTGDAGIIKDGQLFFYGRLDFQVKLHGYRIELEDIENNLKEVSYIRSCVVIPKLVNGKVDSLVAFVVPNSHEFQKEYQLSSAIKKELQSVLPSYMIPRKWIYKESLPLTNNSKVDRKALALEVNE; this comes from the coding sequence ATGAGTATCCAAACGATGGATTCTACAATCGCGGCTCGTATTGATGAGTGGGCACAGAAAACACCAAATGCACCGTGTTATGAATATAATAAGGAAGTCTTAACTTATAAAGAGCTTAAAGAAAAGTCTGATGCCTTTGCGCTATTTCTTGAGAACAAGATTGGTTGCGAAAAAAATAAGCCTGTCATCGTCTATGGTCATATGAGCCCACTAATGATTATTTCTTTCTTAGCAGCAACCAAAAGTGGTCATCCATATATACCCATTGATAAATCAGTTCCAAACGAACGCGCAAGTCAAATTATTACAGCTTCTGGTTCACTAGCTGTTATTTTAGCAGAAGACGCTGATGATGAAGTTATTGTAAATTGCAAAGAAAAAGTGATTACTACAACAGAAATAACAGCTACTTTCAACAAAAATGAAGGCAAACTTCCAAATCCAAAAAATGCAGTAAGTGGTAATGATACCTACTATATTATCTATACTTCTGGAAGCACAGGCATGCCTAAAGGTGTACAAATTTCACATAACAACTTGGCAAGCTTTAGCCATTGGATTTTACAGGATTTTTCCTTTGCACAAGGAATGCGCGTTTTAAATCAAGCACCTTATTCCTTTGATCTGTCAGTAATGGGAGTTTATCCAACCCTTTTATCAGGCGGCACCCTTTTACCACTTGACAAAGAGATTAGCGCCAACTTAAAAGATTTATATGCAAAACTTCCTGAAATGGGGCTAAATGTTTGGGTTAGCACACCTTCTTTTGTTGATGTTTGCCTACTTGATCCTCATTTCAATCAAGAAACACAACCTGGGCTTACTAACTTCTTATTTTGCGGCGAAATTCTTACAAAAGAAACCGCTCGTGAGCTGTTGAAACGTTTTCCAAAAGCAAATGTTTATAACACCTATGGCCCAACTGAAGCAACTGTTGCTGTCACACAAGTAAAGATTACAAATGAAATCATTGACCAATACCCAAGCTTACCACTTGGTGAAATGAAACCCGATTCTAAACTACAAATTGTCTCAACTGAAACTGGTGAAGTACTGCCAGACGGAGAAAAAGGTGAAATTGTTCTGATTGGACCAAGCGTTTCAAAAGGTTATCTAAACGATCCAGAAAAGACAGCACAAGTTTTTAAAGAATATCCACCTTTTGTTGGTTATCATACTGGAGATGCGGGGATTATTAAAGATGGACAACTCTTCTTCTATGGTCGCCTTGATTTCCAAGTTAAACTGCATGGATATCGGATTGAACTTGAAGATATCGAAAATAATTTGAAAGAAGTCAGCTATATACGTAGTTGCGTTGTCATTCCAAAACTTGTTAATGGGAAAGTCGATAGTTTAGTTGCCTTTGTCGTACCAAACTCACACGAATTTCAAAAAGAATATCAACTTAGTTCTGCAATAAAAAAGGAATTGCAAAGTGTGTTACCAAGCTATATGATCCCACGCAAATGGATTTACAAAGAAAGCTTACCATTAACAAATAACAGTAAGGTTGATCGTAAAGCGCTGGCTCTAGAGGTGAACGAATGA
- a CDS encoding teichoic acid D-Ala incorporation-associated protein DltX has translation MNIFSKLKLFFYKPSTIFVLKTLFYLIVLLSLLWFYGFKNPNSTNFVYNEF, from the coding sequence ATGAACATATTTAGCAAATTAAAACTTTTCTTCTATAAACCTAGTACAATTTTTGTCCTTAAAACCCTTTTTTATTTAATTGTTCTTCTTAGCTTACTATGGTTTTATGGATTCAAAAATCCAAATAGCACTAATTTTGTCTATAACGAATTTTAA
- the rpiA gene encoding ribose-5-phosphate isomerase RpiA — translation MNAKKMAALKACEHIKAGSTIGLGTGSTAYYAIKRIAKLIQEGMNLKAVATSRISEQLAHENNIPLYSLNDVEKIDLTIDGADEVDHELNGIKGGGGALLREKIVATASTTNIWIVDESKQVNTLGRFPLAVEVVSFGHEVIKRKLGTFAKEIILRKEQDGKIFMTDNGHYIYDLHIGKIDNPWELQQELERIPGVVTDGLFLDIADIVMIGMQDGTVKEVLRK, via the coding sequence ATGAATGCGAAAAAAATGGCGGCTTTAAAGGCTTGTGAGCATATAAAAGCGGGAAGCACAATTGGTCTTGGAACCGGGAGTACAGCTTATTATGCTATCAAACGTATAGCGAAGTTGATTCAAGAAGGCATGAATTTAAAAGCTGTAGCCACTTCACGTATATCTGAGCAGCTAGCACATGAAAATAACATTCCCTTATATAGCCTTAATGATGTAGAAAAAATTGATTTAACAATAGATGGTGCGGACGAAGTTGATCATGAATTAAATGGAATAAAAGGTGGTGGCGGCGCACTTTTACGTGAAAAAATTGTTGCGACTGCAAGCACGACAAATATTTGGATAGTGGATGAATCAAAACAAGTGAACACTTTAGGTAGATTTCCACTTGCGGTTGAAGTAGTTTCATTTGGTCATGAAGTAATAAAAAGAAAGCTCGGGACGTTTGCTAAAGAAATCATTCTTAGAAAAGAACAGGATGGAAAAATTTTTATGACAGATAATGGGCATTATATTTATGATCTTCATATCGGCAAAATTGATAACCCATGGGAATTACAACAAGAACTTGAGCGTATTCCGGGAGTTGTCACAGATGGGTTGTTTTTAGATATTGCTGATATCGTCATGATTGGCATGCAAGATGGAACTGTCAAAGAAGTGTTGCGAAAATGA
- a CDS encoding GNAT family N-acetyltransferase: MTVQKAITSEIRKDALKIRRNVFIEEQGIDPELEWDEFDNVNSATMFVDYANDGTAIATGRFRMTDGYGKVERICTLKAARGLGAGRRIMEAIEHEARLQGILKLKLGAQVTAIPFYEKLGYQIASELFDDAGIPHRLMEKTLK, from the coding sequence TTGACAGTACAAAAAGCTATTACTTCAGAAATAAGAAAAGATGCTTTAAAAATCCGGCGTAACGTCTTTATTGAAGAACAAGGTATTGATCCTGAACTAGAATGGGATGAATTCGATAACGTAAATAGCGCAACGATGTTTGTTGATTATGCTAACGATGGGACAGCAATCGCTACAGGAAGGTTCCGCATGACTGACGGTTACGGCAAAGTTGAACGGATCTGCACGCTAAAAGCAGCACGTGGACTCGGAGCTGGACGACGAATCATGGAAGCAATTGAACATGAAGCTCGCCTTCAAGGTATTCTAAAATTAAAACTTGGCGCCCAAGTAACGGCTATTCCATTTTATGAAAAGTTAGGCTATCAGATAGCTTCTGAACTTTTTGATGATGCCGGGATTCCTCATAGACTGATGGAAAAGACTTTGAAATAA
- a CDS encoding esterase family protein, whose product MADQKIIEETIFSHALNETLDLIICLPKNYTPLYKYPFCIVQDGKDYLRFGKLLHLANELTDQDKIHKVIFVLLPYKDVQDRRRKYHPDGEQNDAYIHFLAYELLPYLEDRYSSFYLPTSRFLMGDSLGGSTSLKAALKYPHTFGNVILHSPFINDDLLTLFKGIEPARLKLFHIIGSEETEVQTTDGQIANFLDANLLLHKTMIQKNVLHRYYLFAGDHRWKYWQNYIKDSLIYMFPPQLFDLDNAKF is encoded by the coding sequence ATGGCGGATCAAAAGATAATAGAAGAAACTATTTTTAGCCATGCTTTAAATGAAACGTTAGATTTAATCATCTGTTTGCCCAAAAATTATACACCGCTTTATAAATATCCATTTTGTATTGTTCAAGATGGAAAGGATTATTTGCGTTTTGGTAAATTACTGCACTTGGCTAATGAACTTACTGATCAAGATAAAATACATAAAGTCATTTTCGTTCTTCTTCCTTATAAGGATGTCCAGGATCGGAGACGTAAATACCATCCAGACGGGGAACAAAATGATGCCTATATTCATTTTTTAGCCTATGAATTGCTTCCTTATTTAGAGGATCGGTATTCGTCCTTTTATTTACCAACAAGCCGTTTTTTAATGGGCGATTCGCTTGGCGGTAGCACGTCATTAAAAGCTGCACTAAAATACCCTCATACGTTTGGTAATGTCATTTTGCATTCACCTTTTATAAATGATGACTTACTAACGTTATTTAAGGGCATCGAACCCGCCCGCTTAAAACTTTTTCACATCATTGGTAGTGAAGAAACTGAAGTACAAACAACGGATGGACAAATTGCGAACTTTTTAGACGCAAACCTTTTACTCCATAAAACAATGATCCAGAAAAACGTTTTACATCGTTACTATTTATTTGCTGGTGATCATCGCTGGAAATATTGGCAAAACTATATAAAAGACAGTCTTATATATATGTTTCCACCACAATTATTTGATCTTGATAATGCAAAATTTTAA